The Carassius gibelio isolate Cgi1373 ecotype wild population from Czech Republic chromosome B22, carGib1.2-hapl.c, whole genome shotgun sequence genome window below encodes:
- the wdr77 gene encoding methylosome protein 50, producing MMIKENCWNIPVSAPACMERHLDAVDYRADGSLLLAASSLSGRCWQGSLWVYSDPKLAPSEGFCKAGVQTEAGVTDARWISDRSLLLASDAGSVELWELAEDERLLMNRFSRLEHDDVVTGVSVGAGGRHAVSCSVDCRIKVWDLSQETVTSSYNAHSQPVSCVACSPVDESLFLSCAQDGRLLLWDRRKPKPASRLDVVSPSCCPTAVAWHPHQSSTIAYGDELGRVTLRDLQTSDGAQTINAHSRRVSRLTFSSDSSPLLASISDDCSVAVVTAELREIFRDRRHQDFVRGVCWVPGGSNVLTTVGWDHQVLHHSVTVA from the exons atgATGATTAAGGAGAACTGCTGGAATATCCCCGTGAGTGCTCCGGCGTGTATGGAGAGACACCTGGACGCCGTGGACTACCGAGCAG ATGGCAGTCTGCTGCTGGCCGCGTCCAGTCTGTCGGGCCGCTGCTGGCAGGGCTCTCTGTGGGTGTACAGTGACCCCAAACTGGCCCCCAGCGAGGGCTTCTGTAAGGCGGGGGTCCAGACTGAAGCAGGAGTCACAGACGCCCGGTGGATCTCGGACCGCTCGCTGCTGCTCGCCTCAGACGCAG GTTCGGTGGAGCTGTGGGAGCTGGCGGAGGACGAGCGGCTGCTGATGAACCGCTTCTCTCGTCTGGAGCACGATGACGTGGTGACGGGTGTGAGTGTGGGCGCCGGCGGGCGTCACGCCGTCAGCTGTAGTGTGGACTGCAG GATCAAAGTCTGGGATCTGAGCCAGGAGACCGTCACCAGCTCCTATAATG cTCACTCTCAGCCGGTCAGCTGTGTGGCGTGTTCTCCTGTCGACGAGTCTCTCTTCCTGTCATGTGCTCAG GACGGACGACTTCTGCTGTGGGACCGACGGAAACCCAAACCTGCTTCTCGCCTCG ACGTGGTGTCTCCCAGCTGCTGCCCCACGGCCGTGGCCTGGCACCCTCATCAGAGCAGCACTATCGCCTACG gtgatgAACTGGGTCGAGTGACTCTGAGGGATCTGCAGACATCAGACGGCGCTCAGACAATAAACGCTCACAGCCGCCGCGTCTCCAGACTGACGTTCTCCTCCGACAG TTCACCCCTGCTGGCCTCTATCAGTGATGACTGCTCCGTTGCCGTGGTTACTGCAGAACTCAGAGAAAT TTTCAGGGACCGTCGGCACCAGGATTTCGTGCGGGGCGTGTGTTGGGTCCCGGGCGGCTCGAACGTGTTGACCACCGTGGGCTGGGACCATCAGGTGCTGCACCACAGCGTCACTGTGGCCTAG
- the LOC127987689 gene encoding uncharacterized protein C6orf132 homolog, with amino-acid sequence MKKGSLNFLGRKNQSLFDTNVEFKDMDQVELVLDSAAIPESGTAKVRSRPTVKHFASSESLQGFAVPTPKVPVLPPFSEPKINGTGSTTNLHNGRMLSVPDLLQGEIFIPPPPGSAPPPPPSFSAPPPPSFIPPSPKFPAKMDPSLDRASLHPPPMAPPKPPSLTSSDYSADLDLASLKPPPMPPPKPPSETTSFRGSLSSLDVPDIPDCPKFTPPPPPTKASPVLSKAPKTAPPKPVRMSSIPNLDIVSQTPVPSVASNPTPSSFNPQNTAKLYTVPKSTLFGGQTEREKKTQSILLLEDSAGNMVGVVNGNTGKNPGSVQSEVPPTKPARRNSSASHLLDDQPDMGQAPSEPAKVEPKINPEPVLAQNIPTKVPAPIKVSPKIEKKIPDAKPVVTPVASPGRPRKYSPILNHRHLNTRGADGSLKKETSTSPLALLMAAKERDKQRTTLSQQNSNSTEPVSSVIQPSEEKPNSFTVIPRNTTPDSPNAQLKSTTNTQPLSSPSTKVDLPDMSYSKPEVRSTPLRSPMSSSVSGLDVPDRGVEIGEDLVFIPPPPEFANSDSEEEPPVPPPSHRAPAPPLKSAPPPAKTFLPATITSVHPPSHPPPATPVKPAPTPSKPLPTPIINGPLPSQPSLAPPPAKPSLPPTPPPVNTGPLTLPKPKPPKAPGPPPNIQPQSKTTFQTKPAQPPAQVPPSVSASQATLLSILQKKMLEMDPKFSAVKEVEVNGDDWNSPLSDDEATSPLAKYNPMTNRSPTLPTQTRGVDMKELESKAAKKAQNLATSAKSQNSNNASTKQQFGMSFTVRPGAKQPITPVIKDGSS; translated from the exons ATGAAGAAAGGATCGCTCAATTTCCTGGGTCGGAAGAATCAGTCTCTATTCGACACGAATGTGGAGTTCAAGGACATGG ATCAAGTGGAGCTGGTGTTGGACTCAGCTGCCATCCCCGAGTCTGGAACCGCTAAAGTGCGCTCGCGTCCGACAGTCAAACACTTTGCG TCGTCTGAGAGTTTGCAAGGGTTTGCAGTTCCAACACCCAAGGTACCGGTTCTTCCGCCATTCAGCGAGCCCAAGATAAATGGTACAG GAAGCACCACAAACCTCCACAATGGAAGGATGCTTTCCGTCCCTGACCTCCTCCAGGGGGAAATATTTATTCCGCCTCCACCTGGCTCCGCCCCTCCACCACCTCCTTCTTTTTCAGCTCCGCCACCTCCATCATTCATCCCTCCCTCACCAAAGTTCCCTGCCAAAATGGACCCTTCTTTAGACCGTGCAAGCCTGCATCCCCCTCCAATGGCACCCCCAAAACCACCATCACTTACCAGTTCTGATTACAGTGCAGATTTAGACTTGGCCTCCCTCAAACCTCCTCCAATGCCTCCTCCAAAACCTCCATCGGAAACAACCAGCTTCAGAGGTTCTCTCTCTAGCCTTGATGTTCCAGATATCCCAGATTGCCCCAAGTTCACCCCACCTCCACCCCCGACGAAAGCCTCACCTGTTCTTTCAAAAGCTCCGAAAACAGCGCCTCCAAAACCCGTCCGAATGTCCTCCATACCAAACCTGGACATCGTGTCCCAAACTCCTGTCCCATCAGTTGCTTCTAACCCAACACCATCTAGCTTCAACCCCCAGAACACAGCCAAACTCTACACTGTGCCGAAGAGCACACTATTTGGTGGGCAGacagaaagggaaaaaaagaccCAGTCCATCCTGCTGCTGGAAGATTCTGCTGGAAACATGGTTGGTGTTGTCAATGGGAACACTGGAAAAAATCCTGGATCTGTCCAATCTGAGGTGCCACCAACCAAACCAGCCCGTAGGAACAGCTCCGCCTCTCATCTACTGGATGACCAGCCAGACATGGGACAAGCACCAAGTGAACCAGCCAAGGTAGAGCCCAAAATAAACCCAGAGCCAGTACTGGCACAGAACATCCCCACTAAGGTACCAGCACCAATCAAAGTCTCTCCCAAAATAGAGAAAAAGATACCTGATGCTAAGCCGGTGGTGACCCCAGTTGCGTCCCCAGGCAGGCCTCGCAAGTACAGCCCTATTTTGAACCACCGACATCTCAACACACGGGGCGCAGATGGCTCACTAAAGAAAGAGACCTCAACTTCACCTTTGGCTTTGCTGATGGCTGCGAAGGAAAGAGATAAGCAGAGAACTACTCTGTCGCAACAGAACAGTAACTCAACAGAACCAGTCAGTTCGGTGATCCAACCTAGTGAAGAAAAACCAAACTCCTTCACCGTCATTCCTCGAAACACAACACCAGACAGTCCTAATGCACAATTAAAGTCCACCACAAACACGCAACCCCTCAGCTCGCCATCAACCAAAGTCGATCTTCCAGATATGTCCTACTCAAAGCCAGAGGTAAGATCAACCCCTCTACGAAGCCCAATGAGCAGCTCTGTTAGTGGTCTGGATGTCCCTGATAGAGGTGTGGAAATTGGAGAAGACTTGGTCTTCATTCCACCGCCTCCTGAATTTGCCAACTCGGACTCTGAAGAGGAACCTCCAGTTCCCCCGCCAAGTCACCGCGCTCCTGCTCCACCTTTGAAAAGTGCCCCTCCACCTGCGAAAACCTTCTTACCTGCTACTATTACCAGCGTCCACCCTCCAAGTCACCCCCCTCCAGCTACCCCTGTAAAACCTGCCCCTACACCTTCTAAACCCTTACCTACTCCAATCATAAATGGTCCCTTGCCTAGCCAACCTTCTCTTGCACCTCCACCTGCCAAACCCTCCCTACCTCCGACCCCACCTCCTGTCAACACTGGGCCCCTCACTTTGCCCAAACCTAAACCTCCCAAGGCCCCAGGACCTCCCCCAAATATCCAGCCCCAATCCAAAACAACTTTTCAAACGAAACCCGCTCAACCCCCTGCACAAGTGCCTCCATCCGTCTCCGCTAGCCAAGCGACACTTCTGAGCATCCTGCAGAAGAAGATGCTAGAGATGGACCCCAAGTTCTCAGCTGTCAAAGAGGTGGAGGTCAATGGAGATGACTGGAACTCTCCACTGTCCGATGACGAGGCCACTTCGCCCCTTGCCAAATACAATCCTATGACAAACCGGAGTCCCACCCTGCCGACGCAAACACGCGGAGTGGACATGAAGGAGCTGGAAAGCAAAGCGGCCAAAAAAGCTCAAAATTTGGCAACTTCGGCTAAATCCCAGAACAG TAATAACGCATCAACCAAACAGCAGTTTGGAATGTCTTTCACCGTGAGACCCGGAGCCAAACAACCAATAACACCCGTCATCAAAGACGGTTCGTCCTGA